One Mastomys coucha isolate ucsf_1 unplaced genomic scaffold, UCSF_Mcou_1 pScaffold7, whole genome shotgun sequence genomic window, GGTTTGTCCTAAATTGTATTGTTACCTTTCTCGTGTGTGGGGAGAGAAGGTTGTTAGGCTCCATGCCTGGAGATGGGTGAAGGGCCACTAATACAGTGTCCTCACACTGAGCTCTGCTAGTGCATGTCCAGAGCTCACCTGGGCTTTcagcaagaagaaggaaaaagtacATTTCTGACGTGAAGCTGAGCAGAAACATCAGACGGTGCAAAAACACATTCCTCTGCTCACTGAGAAAGTCTCCATTTGGAagcggtgggggagggggcagcaacTGCTAACTGTAGAAATGCCCACATAATGCCGGAATGCGTAGTAAATGCTGACTGTAGAAATGCCCCACATAATGCCGGAATGCGTCTGTTTTTATGTGAATTGTGCTTGAGTCTTCTGATCATGGTTGCTTGGGAGGAATGAGATGTAGGACATCAGTGAACCCAAAGatcgcgcgcgcgcatgtgtgtgtgtatatatgtgtgtgtgtgtgtctgtctgtctgtctgtctgtctgtctgttcacagATTTACTTAAATCTACTTTTGTGATAGAAAATACTTATTAGAACTTAAGAACATAACTGGTAGTGACATTTGTTGCTCCTATGGGATACACACAGTATTTCCTTGGCCCAGTAAAAGTTGCATACTTAATCTTcactgagagagagggggaaagacagtgagagagacagagacagagagaatgaacatgagccaccatgtaggtttttcctcttaattttattataagaGAGGTCAGATTGCTTGACAAAGAAACTGTGGGTTTGGTCTGGCCACTGGAATTGAGAGACCTTTGAGACATCATTTGGAACCTGCTTCTGTGAAGGGAGCTTGTCTCATAGGCTTCCTGGGGCCTCCTCCGTCTCTTGCCTTCATGTAGCTCtggtttccttcctttctggtcCTCTCTATGCTACCTACCACACTTTAGTCCTCTTCTTCCATGGGCACTTTTGCTGAGACCATTACTAAATATAATTAACACATGCActttgtggtggccctgctgagaTTCATGAGAGCAATACAATTGTAGTGTAACCCAACAGTCAGTCAGCGAGTATTTCTGGAAGATTTCTGCTGATGTCACTGTCACACACTATGTTTGGATGAGACTGACCCCTATAGGTGCATATGTTTGGATGCTTGGTTCCCAGTcaatggaactgtttgagaaggattaagagCTGTGGCCTTGGTGGAAGAAGTCTGTCACTtagagtaggctttgaggtttcaaaagttcatgTCAGACCCAgtcactgtctctctgcctgctcttTGCACCATGCTTATCTGGTTTCTACCACGATGATAATAAACCGAcactctgagactgtaagcaaattcccaactaaatgctttctcttgTAAAAGTAGCTTTGGTGGTGGTGTCTCTTGACAGTAATAGAGAGTAATTAAGACACAAGCCGTGCCCTGCGCATCCCTTAGCCTGTCCCCATGCacagcaggaagaggaagtgagTGGATACTATTTGGAACTAGGGATGCAGAAGCACAGCTTTCTGGCTCAGACACCCAAAGGCCCCTCCCTTGTTGCGAAGCACTCTGGGCTAGCTTGCTTCACTGCTTTTAACATTTagagaaattgatttttaagCACTTATAATCTTAGGAGGTACTTTTCTTATATTCCTGTCTGCTGCCTCCTTATTGAAAAGTTTTACTGGAGCAAAAAGGCCATGTCCTCTAAAGGTTTTTGTGCATTTAATATATTGGCCATGTGCCTTTTGCACACAGTACCTAATGAGGGCTTGCCATTTAGAAGATAATTGgatattatataattttgtggTGGCTCTCCTCTCCAGACTCTACTTTCTTAACTGTGAACTGTGGGTATTTTTACTCAGTGTCCCCTACTGTCAGTTTGGGCATGTGCCGTTGCTCTGAAGGAATACGAAAGGAGAAGCCACGGTGTGGAAATGCACCTGGGTTAGTGGGAAGAACTGTTCTGGGATATTTTAGATCAGGTACAGACATTGTGCCCACTGTACATGCTGGTCTCTTATTAATCCAATAAATGAAATCTGCTgaatttttcctttaattcttaaaaatatgtaacttttattaatatttaattttatgtgtatggttgttttatttgcatgtatgtctgtgcatcacattcATGCAATGCCCACAGTGACCAGAGGAGGCATTGGATTGCCTGAAATTGCAGTTGCAGAGGTTGTAAactgtcatatgggtgctgggagtcaaatgcggtcctctggaagaacagccagtgctcttaactgctgagttaagAGTTAACTCCAGACTCATCTCCTTCAACCTTACACAATGCACAGGTGTATCTAccgagctggaaagatggctaagcTGTTAAAAGACTAGACTCATACCAAATGTCAGATGAATCAGTTGGTTTTCCTTAGACATACTTCTTTACTTACTTAAAGATAAAATGTGAGGCAAAAacttttcttgttctttaaactgaaaataaacttttttgcACCTGGCTAGAGTTTCAGCCTGAATCTTTCTCTTGCTTGCAGATGGACTTCATGTCAACGTGTGTCCAAAGCAAGTGTCTCACTGCCTCCCCTCAGTAGAGTGCAGGGAAAGCACAGGTGCTGGCCTCCGCTTTGGGTTGAGCTCTGCGTCTGCTCCATGCTAGCTGGGAACCCTTGAGCAACTtcatctctgcctcagtttcctcccttaGGCAATCATGAAGTCATGTGCCTGTTGTCAGTGTTGTGTTACATTGTTGACTGACACATAGGGATTACTTAATGAATGACAGCAATTGTGACTGTTGTCATTGTTGCTAATTGTTATCACAATTTAAATCTACACCACGATTTAAAGTAACCGCTGTGTTATACCTCAGATTATAATTCATCTGTTGAAAAGTTTCTAGAGTTTTCCAGTTAACTCAGTACAAACTACCCAGCCCTCTGTGTTGTGACTGGGTCAGTTTTCCAGCCTCCTCCTGGGGCCTGTCTGCCTTGTTAGAGAAAGGGTCTTGCTCTTAACGGCTTTCCTTCCTGCTCTGCGCCATCCCACTCCtgatctttaaattatttttactactttaattttcctgtttgttttgttttgttttgtttggattggATGGGAGTGGATTGGGTTGGAATGCTGGTGATGGGAACCAGGGCCTTTCTTCCACATGCTAAACAAGTGCTCTGCAACATCTGTTTATTGTCTGTGTCACGTAGGTTcaaagatcaaacttgggtccttggcAGCATTCTGGGCCCAGCACAACAAAACAttgaatcattattttaaaatcctgaAGAAATGGATCTGTAACTGTTCTATACCAACTAAAACTTCCTATAGAGAAACAAGCAGTGTGAGGATCCCAAGAGTAGTAAACACAGTGCCTCCATtcctagaaaagaaaaggaaaggaaaggaaatagcaAGACCTTGGTAACTGGGGCCATGAGCAAATCCCATCTCCTGCTCACAGCGCCTCCTGCAGGTTACAGTCAGTGACCATCAGTTAGATATAGTGTTAACCTTATATTCAAGGGTCAAAATGTTGTTTTATAATaacagtttaaatatttttcagtttttgcaaatgaaatgtttaaagttTTCTTGGTAATCTGGTCATGTTATGATGGAGCATTTAAAATAGTTCTGCTAACTGGCCATTTTATTACACCTCCCTCCAACTGCTCACAATTCTGTTAGTTATTTAGAATATAAAAgtaagtgggctggagagatggctgcttaGTGGACAGTTGTCCACTGCTTCGGACGGCCTGCCTCCACCCCAGTGCTCGCCTCCCAGCGACAGCCATCTGAAGCCTGCTCTAGGGCATCTGGTGTTGTGTCCAGAGTCccaggtatgcacatggtacacacacacacacacacacacacacacatctagggCATCTGGTGTTGTGTCCAGAGTCCCAGGTATGCACACGACACATACACACCAGCCAGACACAttcacaactcttttttttttaagtaaataaattaccTAATGtggttttcatcatttttaaatttctttttctgtctttacatttttaagtagGGTGTTGTTAGGATGTCTGTTTTCAGTAGGAGAGTGTTTTTATCTTAAACAATAAGTTATACCATGGAAATACCCAAGATAATAACAGTCTGGGGAGGACTTGTGGACCAGAATTAGGAATCAAGTGACCTTCAACTTTGACAGATCTGCTTGAAGCTAAAAGCAAAGACCTTACTGATTTCAAAACTGTTTTAGTTGAGATGTTCAAAATGAAAGCAATGTAATGTTAAGTCTCAGCCACTGACCAACTCTGTTTACTGAGAGCATCACCTTTGCTTAGAAAGTATGTCACAATGTGTAAGAAAATACAAGAATTGGGTGTTAGGCAGTTGGTGGCCCTGGCCTGTGAGCTGTCCCCACCTGCACAGTGCCTGCTAGGCCTGAGGTTAGCTCTGCCTAAGTGTTCTTTCTGTACAACTCGCTTCCTGTTAGCACTAACATTTGGCAGTATGAAAGTGTGTATTTCCACACACAGAAGATAACCTATAGTTGTTCATATGTTTGTTGTCGTTCATTTTAGGGAAGGAGGATGAATACCCAAAGAAACCCTTGGGGCAGCTTCCGCCTGAGGCTAACTCTGCTTGTGTTAATCACCTGAGCAATGGACAGAGAAGTGTTGGCAGGCCCAGCCCCAAAACAAGCAACAGGAGAGAAGGCGGATCGCCTCACAAGAAGCATGAGCACTCTCCTGTCCATCAGAGCAGAAATGGCACAccagaaagagccaggcagtcACCACGGAAGTCTGTGGATGAGGGTAGTAAAAATCTGAAGCATGAGGCAGATTTTCAGAGAAAACCTTCATCGGGTGCACAGGACAGTTCCAGGCACTATAACCACGCAGCTGCTAACCAAAATAGCAATGCAATTTCAAACATCAGGAAGGAATTTGTGCCCAAATGGAGAAAACCATCAGATGCCTCTGCTATTGAAAGAACTGCTAAATATGCCATCGAAGGCAAAAGTCATTCAGCTCTTCCCGTCTCCATCCCAGGTTCTGCTGAGACCAGATTGTCAAACTCAAGGCAGAAGATGAAGGCTTTAGATGGGGGTGACGGGAAGCGGGGTTCTAACGCTTCCCAGTATGACAATGTGCCTGGGGGTGAGAATGAGCATGGTGCATCTGCAGAAGAGGGCCTGGAGGGGACTCACCCTCACAGTCCAAGGAAGCACCCTGAGCCAAGTCCCAGTCCGCCAAAAGTACCCAACAGGTTTACGTTTAAAGTGCAGCCACCCAGCCATGTACGATACCCATCCCAGCTAGAAGAGGAGGACCACAGAGCTGCTTCCCCACCTTCCTACAGCAACCCCCCTGTCTACCACGGAAGTTCTCCAAAACACATCCCTACTGTCCACAGTGGCTTTGTGTCCACACAAATCAGCCCTAGGCCTCAAATTAACCCTTCCAGGAGACCTTATGGTTCCTCTCATTCAGTTGACACTTCGCCAGAGAAAGCTTACAGCCGCCCAACTCCTGTTGTTCTGCCCTCTAGTCGAATTGAAGTCCTTCCCATTGACATCGGTGCCAGGGGTTACCACAATTCGGGGTCACCAAAGAATGGAAAGTTCATCCTTCCTCCAGTGGACTATTTGCCAGAGAACAGAAAATGGTCAGAAGTTAGTTACACATACAGACCGGAGATGCATGGTCAATCATGGACTCAGGATGCTAATCGTAGCCACTTAAGCAATTTACCAAAATATGCAGCCTTTCAGCACATACCGTTTCAGGACCATGGCCTTCCAGAAGTGTCTGTAGACAGTCCAGTGAGGTCTAAGACTTCACCAGCTGTGGAACATGCCAGTCTCTCTGGGTATCCTTATGCAGGGCCCTCACCTTCGGCACATCACTACAGAAATCGAGAGGGGCTTTCTGTTCAAGAATCAGTATTGCTGTGAGAGTGTGGCTGTATTCACTGACAAGAGAATAGAAACCATATGATGCCCACATTGCTATGTTTATAATTGCCAGAGCAGTATTTTTTATATTGTAAACAGCGTGCGCAGCTCAGTGTGTGTCAGTAAGAGAGCGTGGGAATGCTTCACCCTGTGCAGAGGCTGCTGAAGAAGAGTGAGTCAGCTGCATCCTGCCTGGGCCTCAGGAGAGGAACCTGGAAACACAGCAATAGATTAGGGTGCACACACAGTGGGGCTCTCCACGCTGTTCCCTTTGTATCTCCCCCAGCTCCGTTCTGTTCCGACTGCTGTTAAAACAGTAGACTACTGACTACTATAGAGCAGATACTCTGAGGGCCATCCTTTGCCTTTTAATAGATGAGGCAAGCACCTGTGCGTATAGATTTTGGTTTTTATAACTACCTTTAATCTAGATACATGGACTAACAGTGGTTTTTTACCCCTTATCTTTCTGCCCACCCTGCCCAGACATATTTTAACCTGGGTTCTAAACTGAAATTGACTAAAGATGAATCCAGCACTTCACACAATGTCATTCTCCTTCCGTTGCTGCCATTTTATCTCCTCCTGAAAGTTAAAGGCTTCAGAGAAAGGCTCACCACTCAATGGTGCCTGAATGCGGGTCAGTTACCCAGAGTGAGCGGCTGCACAGCGTTCACTGAGTCCCCTCATCTCCAGCTGACTCGGTGCTGCTGTGCCCTGGGCTCTGGTCTGGCCAGGTGCGAGGGCCCTAGGCAGCAGAAGGTTGCTTTTCGCAGATATTGAAAGGCAGCTTTAACCATAAGTGAGGCTGCTTCTCACTCTGCTTCCCATTCTCACAggccccgggggtggggggagagggacaCGTGCGGGCGGGGGGACCATTCACACAGGCTTTTTCTGGCACTCAGTCTTCACCGAGTACAGTGGATAGATACTGCTACACTTACTGGGCCATTACTTTATCCCGGCCAAAACTATCAGAAATACCCTAATGATTAATAAGTATCTAGAATTTtgatctttgtaaaaaaaaaaaagggagggggaggtagTTTGTTTCAtagttttggaattttttttcagtgaaaaataAGTGAAGTTCATGGTTTTTTAAAGAAGGTGATTATTCCTTTTATGCTATCACACACTACTGTTACCAAGACAAAGGGCTGGGTTCTCCAAGAGCGATGGCTGTATCTACATAGATACTTGTCCACCGATACGATACCCTCTTGTATCTGAATATCAGAAACTAGAAAGTCCAAGGTGATGCTCCCCCGCCACAGTGGGGACTTAAGCTTGTGAGGtacaagaaaatgtcttcatgaaaGTAACATTGTTTATCTAGCAAACGTgacaatatttttatgtatatgatgatTCTAATGTAAGTTAATTAAGTGCTAATGATGTTATTAAGTGTGGAAGCAAATGCAGTATATTAAAGGTGAACACCACACTGAAAAACTCCCTACTCCTGACAAAGTAACCAGGCTCTTGATTTAGATCATGTGGAAGGTGTGGATAAATGTATATAGACATGTAGCTGAGGATATTAATTTCAGTTCTTAAAGTATGACTGTGTGACTTGTAAGGAACCAAGCTGTACAGTTTAGTTCATGACGGCAGCCTCTATGCCTCTTCAGAAGGCATATACCATAGTGGTAAATAatgtagattatatatatatatatatgcaatatatatggACACACACTATTTTCTTATGTCATCTATGGCATTTTTTTATCTGTATACTTTTTGATGTGATTGCTTTTAACATGCTAAAAGTACTCCATATATTTTGTTCTGTGTCTTCTGTGTGCAGCTTCCCCGTGGCAAGTGCTGCATCCTGTGGCTTGCAGGGCCCGGCAGGTCACTAGCAGCACTTACACAACGCTGCAGTTCTCTGCTTGCGTTTCCAGTGAGACTGTGTTTAGAGCCTCGTCACCTTTCCTTGGCCTAAGCTTTACTAATGGCAGTAAAGTCTTCCTGTCAATAAGATGTATCTCTGTAAGCTTCAAGtaggaaattttcatttaacattattttgccactatacaattttattttaaatttatttttaaataaaagaaatgataagaGAAGTAATATTGACAAAGTGattcaaaatatagaaaatgtttgCTGAAGACATTCCAGGATGAGCAGCAGTCATGCTCCATAACTGCAAGCCCACGGTGGACTTGCCATGGCTAAGTCTTTTCTCGTGGTAGCTTTGCCACTACGTCAAAAGGAAACATTTGGGTGTGGTATTGTAAGCTTCTTAAGGAGAGTCCCGCCGATCTTTACCTAACTAGTGAATGtaagggtttggttttttttcttttgtttgtttgttcatttgtttgtttgttttgttttgaattatcaTGTCTCACCCAGACCACTTAAATTCTATCTTGGGTAGGACGCAGGCGTCAAGCATATTCCCCTTGTGTCTTACTGCTGTCTGTCATCTTGAAACTCTCTAAGAAAAATGTCCAAGTTGTCTTATGTTTCTACTGTGGGATGTTTAAaaatggtttgttgttgttgttgttttggtttctgaaGACAGTCTTGCTATATATCCCTGCCTGACCTTACTATAGTATGAGGCTAACCTAGAAATTAAGGTGGCcttccctcagcctccagaggactgagactacaggcatgtaCCTCCCATCTTGCTCACACAGGGTTTTTGTGGTCTGAGTTTTGATTGTCTTGTTTTCAGTGATGGTCCCAAACGTGgtctcaaacaaaaacactaCTGAGAAACTAGCGTTTAAAATTCTTGGTAGGTCAGAAGTTTTGGAGCTCAAAAAGTGATGTGAGAAAAGTTAAGAGAAAGCCCGCTGGCAGCACTGGCAGCACTGGCAGCACTGGCAGCATTATCAGCCGTTTTCATTTTGGCATTTCTGCTAGTCACCGCTGAGTAGCTCTGAGGAAGGAGGTCTGGCCCTCTCACCCCCAGAGGCTTACACCACCCCTGCAAAGTAGACCTTGCCATTACCCGCCAAAACCCACAGCCAGTGGACTGCTTTTCAGCCCAGCTATTTGAGCTCTTAGCTGTGAGAAGACCCTGCCCTGCCTTCATTACAGCAGTCAATACTGAGTGGCTAGAATGCCAGGAACTGTGTTTCCACACTTGAGAACATGAGAGGACCATTTTGAGTCCACAGGCAATCCTGAACAGTTGCCATCCTGACGTCTTCCTGAATCTCCTATGTGTGAGCACGGAACATCTGTCTGTTTTGAGCTGTAGTTTTGGTGTTTTGTGGGTTGGTCTGTTTTCTTACTAGAACTGAACATTGCTGTTTTATTCTCTGTCATCAGAGTTGTTTTCTATAGACCCTGAGCCTCAAAACCTGCTCTGCCATTGAAGGAGAGGGAGGTTGGGGTTGTTAGCTTTCATCTCTACAGTGTTAGGGGTGCTGGAGAATTGGGGCCAACATCCCATCAAAAGATTTCATGAGTCTAGTATCAAAGCAACTTCTGTTGGGGCGTGGGGACTTGAGGATTGGGTTGACAGGTTTCATCTTCTGATAGACATTTGGTTATCCAGAGAGCATTGGCAATTTGCCAATACAAAGAACCCAAATCCCTCAGTGAGGATGTGCCCTGGAGAAGATGGCCAAGCAGAGCAGTCACCCACATGGCAGAGTTACTCACTAGGAAGGGCAGCAGTTAGTCAGGCTGTATGGGCTGGAGGCTGGCGGGGCTGTGTGGTAGGCTGAGTCTGCTGTCTAGTAGCAGGTGACTTTGGGCGAGGCCCAGTCTCCTTCCTGGCCCCACCGCCTTAGCTAGAATGTGGGCATTTGAGAGGTACAGGCAGAAGAGAAGACAATCATGATCTGATAGTTGAGTAACTGGAGTTAACAGTGATAGTGGTTTGAGCTCTGTATCTGTGTCAGCTGCTGTTGTCAGTCCTGGTAGGAACTGTGGTGTTACAAACTCTTGTCTTCATGGAGATTCCAGTCTGACCCACTTCCTTAGGTCTAAACTGAAagtggtgttttatttttgttttgtttgtgttatcTTTCTTTAGtgatgtttgtttggtttttggctgTTGCGCTTTTCCTATTTCCTAGGACTGAGTTGATTGGTCTGACGTGTTTGGTTCAGTGTCATGCACTAATACATGTTGTTCTCTGTAATTACATGTCACCATACTAGGCTTTAGTGGCTTGGAGGGATTTGACCTTTTTCCCATGGGGTTGAGAGTCTAGTGAGCAGCCCAGGGTAAAGGCAGTCAACTTGCATGTGATGCAagacaggacaggcagagctggtGTGACGTGAGGTGGCGCCAGCCtctcaggcatggtggctgggtTGGGTGGAGTACAATGCAGGAGAGCTGCTGTGTGGGGTGGCAAAGTCTGTTTGGATTTGACCAGGGGAGTGCTTGCTGGCCCACTGCCTTCCTAGAGCACAGACAGGAGGTGGCAAGCCCCTTGAAGGTTTGGATGGGATGAGATGGACACTTACTGTAATGAAGGACAAGAGGAAccagggacagggaggaggtgtggaagGAGGAGGTAGTGGAAGACAATGCTAAGGAGTGATCGGTTTTTTTGCCTGCCATGTTCTTGAAGCTCTCTACAGGTTACCCCTTGCTTCTGGTCTAGTTCCCTCTTGTACTCAGAAGTATTAAACACAGATTATTAAACCTTCTGCAATGCAGCCTTGACTTATTTGGGGGGAATCCCAATCAGAATACAAAGCAGGCAGCAGGGAGCAGGTTGCACATGGGCATCAGCTTGGAAGAGCAGCTGTTTGAACTCTGCCACCATGAGCAGTACATGAGGAGCCCGTGACAAGGAAAGGGTCCATGCAcacaagtgggggtggggaggactctGCCACGTGCTAAGTGTAATGTGGCAGCAAGTGACGGCTTGCAGAGAGCTGGGGCCCTCTTGAGGGAGTTAATGAGCTCTGGTACTGATCTGTGGCTGCAGTCTTGGCAAGTGGCAGAGTCCTTCTGGGATTCAATTTTCAGATGTGTGCCCAGTGGCAAACAGAGGAGTCTGAACACAGTTCTTTCTGCTCCATATTCTGAGGGCCGGGTGCTCCCACTCTAGGCTGCTTGCCTCTGCGGGGACCTCCTCTGCAGGTGTCAAGTGGTGAGAAAGCACTGGTGAGTGGGAAGACCCTGTCTAGGAGTGGGGAGGACCAGCAATCGTGTTTACCTACTTCTGTGGCAAGGACCAAGGAGTGGGACCCACAGCCATGAGTGCCATAAAGCAATCACCTTGGCCCAGAGATGGCTCTTGAGAGAAAAGATGGGACTTGGAGTGGCTGTATGTTGGGTGTAGCCATGCAAGCAGGCAGAGGGGAGGCTTACAGCCATAAGAGGTCAGGCAGCTGTCAACTGCTGATATACAAACAGCCAGCGCTGAGGCCGTAAAGACAGACTTACCGGAGCAGTGTGAATAATGGTGCCCATGAGCGGTACCCTTAGCGTAGTCATCTTTGAGAAGGAGTCTCCGTGGTCCTCTGCATTTGCCAGTTTGGCACAGTGACCTAGAGGCCACTAAGTCTGCACAGTAGCTTGAAGTTGGCATTTAGCAAGACTCTGGGCTTGGGGAACACACCTGGGAGTCTGGTTCCCAAAACCTTGCTAGTCTCAGGCTCATGATGTCACAGATTTTCCTGACAATGACTAGAGCGTGGGCCCTCAGTGAGACAGGCCGGATGTTCCACTAGGGAAGAGGCTAATGTCACTGACAgttaaggatttttttccccatttataTGAGCAAAATGCCCTGTGGGAAGTGGGACAATAGTATAGTAGCTAACAAAGAGGGACCTACAAAGAAACACTTTACCAAACCTGCTCCAAATCCCCATTCGGCAGAGACCCTGAAGTGTAAGTGGCTGGCAACAGTGGCACtctaaaatgtggacacttcCAGAATCAGAATCTACATACTGCATTTCCGATCAAGGCATATATATTAAAGGATGTTTTGTGCTGTTCttcacaacaaaacaagaaacctgGAACCTGAATGACTGGATATGTGACAGGATAAGTTACATTACACTCATATAAAGGAATTCTCCCACTTTTACAATGTGTAGGTAGTTTTATGATATCTGAGGTTTTGCTGACTGATATCACAGAAAGTATTCCTTGACTCCTGCTACGACAGTTCTGCCTCAGCAGCAAGCTGTCAGAGGACTGGGGACGAGGATGACTTAAAGACTGTGAGCAAACAGTGAAAGACCATTTGAGCAGACAGACGGGACGTGAgccacacacagcacagaggTAGTGAGGGGTGGGGCGGAAGCTGCAGGTCAGAGCTGTGTCTGCAGagtgagatggctccgtggttaagagcactggctgctcttccagagcacctgagttcagttcccagcacctgcattgGTTGGATCACAATctcctataattccagttccacaCTGGATCCAGCCTCTAAAGGTGCCCACATATGTGCAAGTGTTGCATACATAATACATCTTATAGGGGGAAAACACACTTTAGTTTTGCTTTTAGCAGGTTAGAACATGATGTCCAGTGACTAAGACTTTGAAAAACATAATAATGACTAAAATGATTTAAGGGCAGATATCTCAGAAATATGAAGACCTTAAAACATGGAGAATCTCAGATCATATGCTCCATGCTCAATACATCAGTGTTGGACCTAGAAGCATGTCTGGGAAGCTGGGCTTTCTAGTGCTGGCCAGCTCTGGtcagaagcaacagaaagataTTAAGCccagagaggaggtggaggaggcctTAAAATAGGAATTGCtccatattttaaatatcacCAGATTGAGGCACAGTTATATGCTTGCATTTTATCAAATATGTACCAAGAAAAGC contains:
- the Usp6nl gene encoding USP6 N-terminal-like protein isoform X3, yielding MIQVLQLVKELVTPSRQKTATAKEDTDQDVALKLAQERAEIVAKYDRGREGAEIEPWEDADYLVYKVTDRFGFLHEEELPYHNAAADRQKQLEIERTSKWLKMLKRWERYKNTEKFHRRIYKGIPLQLRGEVWALLLEIPKMKEETRDLYSKLKHRARGCSPDIRQIDLDVNRTFRDHIMFRDRYGVKQQSLFHVLAAYSIYNTEVGYCQGMSQITALLLMYMNEEDAFWALVKLFSGPKHAMHGFFVQGFPKLLRFQEHHEKILNKFLSKLKQHLDSQEIYTSFYTMKWFFQCFLDRTPFRLNLRIWDIYIFEGERVLTAMSYTILKLHKKHLMKLSMEELVEFLQETLAKDFFFEDDFVIEQLQVSMAELKRAKLDLPEPGKEDEYPKKPLGQLPPEANSACVNHLSNGQRSVGRPSPKTSNRREGGSPHKKHEHSPVHQSRNGTPERARQSPRKSVDEGSKNLKHEADFQRKPSSGAQDSSRHYNHAAANQNSNAISNIRKEFVPKWRKPSDASAIERTAKYAIEGKSHSALPVSIPGSAETRLSNSRQKMKALDGGDGKRGSNASQYDNVPGGENEHGASAEEGLEGTHPHSPRKHPEPSPSPPKVPNRFTFKVQPPSHVRYPSQLEEEDHRAASPPSYSNPPVYHGSSPKHIPTVHSGFVSTQISPRPQINPSRRPYGSSHSVDTSPEKAYSRPTPVVLPSSRIEVLPIDIGARGYHNSGSPKNGKFILPPVDYLPENRKWSEVSYTYRPEMHGQSWTQDANRSHLSNLPKYAAFQHIPFQDHGLPEVSVDSPVRSKTSPAVEHASLSGYPYAGPSPSAHHYRNREGLSVQESVLL
- the Usp6nl gene encoding USP6 N-terminal-like protein isoform X1 translates to MSVYLLGTRKYHMNIERILPKDTDQDVALKLAQERAEIVAKYDRGREGAEIEPWEDADYLVYKVTDRFGFLHEEELPYHNAAADRQKQLEIERTSKWLKMLKRWERYKNTEKFHRRIYKGIPLQLRGEVWALLLEIPKMKEETRDLYSKLKHRARGCSPDIRQIDLDVNRTFRDHIMFRDRYGVKQQSLFHVLAAYSIYNTEVGYCQGMSQITALLLMYMNEEDAFWALVKLFSGPKHAMHGFFVQGFPKLLRFQEHHEKILNKFLSKLKQHLDSQEIYTSFYTMKWFFQCFLDRTPFRLNLRIWDIYIFEGERVLTAMSYTILKLHKKHLMKLSMEELVEFLQETLAKDFFFEDDFVIEQLQVSMAELKRAKLDLPEPGKEDEYPKKPLGQLPPEANSACVNHLSNGQRSVGRPSPKTSNRREGGSPHKKHEHSPVHQSRNGTPERARQSPRKSVDEGSKNLKHEADFQRKPSSGAQDSSRHYNHAAANQNSNAISNIRKEFVPKWRKPSDASAIERTAKYAIEGKSHSALPVSIPGSAETRLSNSRQKMKALDGGDGKRGSNASQYDNVPGGENEHGASAEEGLEGTHPHSPRKHPEPSPSPPKVPNRFTFKVQPPSHVRYPSQLEEEDHRAASPPSYSNPPVYHGSSPKHIPTVHSGFVSTQISPRPQINPSRRPYGSSHSVDTSPEKAYSRPTPVVLPSSRIEVLPIDIGARGYHNSGSPKNGKFILPPVDYLPENRKWSEVSYTYRPEMHGQSWTQDANRSHLSNLPKYAAFQHIPFQDHGLPEVSVDSPVRSKTSPAVEHASLSGYPYAGPSPSAHHYRNREGLSVQESVLL
- the Usp6nl gene encoding USP6 N-terminal-like protein isoform X4, translating into MRTEAAVSLQSQPAYLTKDTDQDVALKLAQERAEIVAKYDRGREGAEIEPWEDADYLVYKVTDRFGFLHEEELPYHNAAADRQKQLEIERTSKWLKMLKRWERYKNTEKFHRRIYKGIPLQLRGEVWALLLEIPKMKEETRDLYSKLKHRARGCSPDIRQIDLDVNRTFRDHIMFRDRYGVKQQSLFHVLAAYSIYNTEVGYCQGMSQITALLLMYMNEEDAFWALVKLFSGPKHAMHGFFVQGFPKLLRFQEHHEKILNKFLSKLKQHLDSQEIYTSFYTMKWFFQCFLDRTPFRLNLRIWDIYIFEGERVLTAMSYTILKLHKKHLMKLSMEELVEFLQETLAKDFFFEDDFVIEQLQVSMAELKRAKLDLPEPGKEDEYPKKPLGQLPPEANSACVNHLSNGQRSVGRPSPKTSNRREGGSPHKKHEHSPVHQSRNGTPERARQSPRKSVDEGSKNLKHEADFQRKPSSGAQDSSRHYNHAAANQNSNAISNIRKEFVPKWRKPSDASAIERTAKYAIEGKSHSALPVSIPGSAETRLSNSRQKMKALDGGDGKRGSNASQYDNVPGGENEHGASAEEGLEGTHPHSPRKHPEPSPSPPKVPNRFTFKVQPPSHVRYPSQLEEEDHRAASPPSYSNPPVYHGSSPKHIPTVHSGFVSTQISPRPQINPSRRPYGSSHSVDTSPEKAYSRPTPVVLPSSRIEVLPIDIGARGYHNSGSPKNGKFILPPVDYLPENRKWSEVSYTYRPEMHGQSWTQDANRSHLSNLPKYAAFQHIPFQDHGLPEVSVDSPVRSKTSPAVEHASLSGYPYAGPSPSAHHYRNREGLSVQESVLL